The following proteins come from a genomic window of Leptospira bandrabouensis:
- a CDS encoding LIC_10450 family protein: MTPEKSKYNYIKIESIADIDPIKLSISQIQQRYIDKDNNRYALRFNKDTRRIEILKLVGNHFEVIPHVSSPHPTEAPKPSQNQSTTVPSPPTQISEGLKSNPILGKLVGIQQQTQPNAVEKPAEVHSENINVPPEENLMNEDVDLNIFEGEEPPSIQETFSHTGLLNTPDLPTPEKPEEKTNPEPNLALGEESNEKTAFQQIEDFIKLLTTYRERVTAIIRNLQSSRIFELTGDPSENKNIVGNFAREMEAQVFEAIDKMVDLHKEMTSYPRPITYYISKAPAEKREEMKFIESDKEKLNRLHLFEMQRLSDIIVKDFKKLSLQLLNILNLKNDIQVKQLQYANQLMYVDAKNASLYFAQDLDKTILDIENWKQSK; the protein is encoded by the coding sequence GTGACTCCCGAAAAATCAAAATATAATTATATCAAAATTGAGTCCATTGCAGACATCGATCCCATTAAATTATCTATTTCCCAAATCCAACAAAGATATATCGACAAAGATAACAACCGCTACGCGCTACGTTTCAACAAAGACACACGTAGAATTGAGATTTTAAAACTCGTTGGCAATCATTTTGAAGTCATTCCACATGTTTCCAGCCCCCATCCAACAGAGGCTCCTAAACCTTCTCAGAACCAAAGTACTACCGTTCCCTCTCCACCTACGCAAATTTCCGAAGGTTTAAAATCAAATCCCATATTAGGAAAGTTAGTTGGTATTCAACAACAAACACAGCCAAATGCAGTAGAAAAACCCGCAGAAGTTCATAGTGAAAACATAAATGTTCCGCCTGAAGAAAACTTAATGAATGAAGATGTGGATCTAAACATTTTTGAAGGAGAAGAACCTCCTTCCATTCAGGAAACTTTTTCCCATACAGGTTTATTAAACACACCTGATTTACCAACACCAGAAAAGCCGGAGGAAAAAACAAACCCGGAACCAAATTTAGCATTGGGAGAAGAATCAAACGAAAAAACCGCCTTCCAACAAATTGAAGATTTTATCAAATTACTGACTACCTATCGGGAACGAGTCACAGCCATCATTCGGAACTTACAATCCTCCAGAATTTTTGAACTTACCGGAGATCCTTCAGAAAATAAAAATATAGTTGGGAACTTTGCTCGTGAAATGGAAGCCCAAGTTTTTGAAGCCATTGACAAAATGGTGGATCTTCACAAAGAAATGACATCGTATCCTCGTCCTATTACGTATTATATCTCAAAAGCACCGGCAGAAAAAAGAGAAGAAATGAAATTTATTGAATCGGATAAGGAAAAATTAAACAGGCTTCACCTGTTTGAAATGCAAAGACTTTCCGATATAATAGTGAAAGACTTCAAAAAACTTAGTTTGCAATTATTGAATATTTTAAACCTGAAAAATGACATTCAGGTCAAACAATTACAATATGCAAATCAGTTGATGTATGTTGATGCCAAAAATGCATCTCTTTATTTTGCTCAAGATTTGGATAAAACCATACTTGATATTGAGAACTGGAAACAATCGAAATGA
- the glmS gene encoding glutamine--fructose-6-phosphate transaminase (isomerizing), whose protein sequence is MCGIVGYLGKREALPLIIKGLKRLEYRGYDSAGVALLNGGLEIVKKKGKVADLEKEIGDRTLLATLGIGHTRWATHGEPNDRNAHPHTSSDGKLAIIHNGIIENYGSIKKELEANGHKFKSDTDSEVLIHLIEEIKKQNNCPIEEAVRLALNEVVGAYAIVILSKDNERTMIAARKGSPLVIGIGEDEYFVASDATPIIEYTNNVTYLNDQEMAIIKDGSLVVKNLENVTKTPFIQKLELDLEDIEKGGYPHFMLKEIFEQPKSVRDAMRGRLVSREHHLFLSGIDQYLNRFLNADRLILVGCGTSWHAGLIGEYLFEDLARIPTEVEYASEFRYRNPIVTERDVVIAVSQSGETADTLAAIELAKSKGALIFGVCNVVGSSIARASHAGAYLHAGPEIGVASTKAFTSQVSILTMMALYLGLKKGSISLSDYQTLLLELDSIPDKVSKILTKDDDIRNISEHFYRASNFLYLGRGFNFPVALEGALKLKEISYIHAEGYPAAEMKHGPIALIDEDMPVVFIATRDGSYEKVISNIQEVKARKGKVIAVVTEGDTDIKSMADYTFEIPKTADALVPLLAVIPLQLLSYHIAILRGCNVDQPRNLAKSVTVE, encoded by the coding sequence ATGTGTGGAATCGTAGGTTATTTAGGAAAAAGAGAGGCACTCCCTCTTATCATCAAAGGTCTCAAACGTTTAGAATATCGTGGTTATGATAGTGCCGGCGTTGCTTTGTTAAATGGTGGACTTGAGATTGTAAAAAAGAAAGGAAAAGTTGCTGATTTAGAAAAAGAAATTGGTGACAGGACACTCCTTGCGACATTAGGAATTGGTCATACACGTTGGGCAACACACGGCGAACCCAATGATCGAAATGCTCATCCACACACAAGTTCTGATGGAAAATTAGCCATCATTCATAACGGAATCATTGAAAATTACGGTTCTATCAAAAAAGAATTAGAAGCAAACGGACATAAGTTCAAATCCGATACCGATTCAGAAGTTCTAATCCATTTAATTGAAGAAATTAAAAAACAAAACAATTGCCCTATCGAAGAGGCAGTTCGTCTGGCTTTGAATGAGGTGGTTGGTGCCTATGCCATTGTCATCCTTTCTAAAGACAACGAAAGAACTATGATTGCTGCTAGAAAAGGTTCTCCTCTTGTGATTGGTATTGGTGAAGATGAATACTTTGTTGCTTCCGATGCTACACCTATCATCGAATATACGAACAACGTAACTTATTTAAATGATCAAGAAATGGCTATCATTAAAGACGGAAGTCTTGTGGTAAAAAACTTAGAGAACGTAACAAAAACTCCATTCATTCAAAAACTAGAGTTGGATTTGGAAGACATAGAAAAGGGTGGGTATCCACACTTTATGTTAAAAGAAATCTTTGAACAACCCAAGTCTGTACGTGATGCCATGCGAGGTCGCCTCGTATCTCGGGAACACCATTTGTTCCTGAGTGGGATTGACCAGTATTTGAATCGTTTTTTGAATGCTGACCGTTTAATCCTTGTTGGTTGTGGAACTTCTTGGCATGCAGGTTTGATTGGTGAATACTTATTTGAAGATTTGGCTCGGATTCCTACAGAGGTAGAATACGCATCTGAGTTTCGTTATCGTAATCCCATTGTGACAGAAAGAGATGTGGTCATTGCCGTTTCACAATCGGGGGAAACAGCGGATACCCTTGCTGCGATTGAACTGGCAAAGTCCAAGGGAGCACTGATCTTCGGCGTTTGTAACGTAGTGGGTTCTTCCATCGCACGTGCCTCACATGCAGGTGCTTATCTCCATGCAGGTCCAGAGATTGGTGTGGCTTCCACAAAGGCATTCACATCCCAAGTCAGCATCCTTACCATGATGGCTTTGTATTTAGGTCTTAAAAAAGGTTCTATCTCGTTGTCAGATTACCAAACATTACTTTTAGAATTGGATTCGATTCCAGACAAAGTTTCAAAAATTTTAACTAAAGATGATGACATCCGTAACATTTCAGAACATTTTTATCGTGCATCTAACTTCCTATATTTGGGGCGTGGTTTTAATTTTCCTGTGGCTCTCGAAGGCGCACTGAAACTGAAAGAAATTTCTTACATTCATGCGGAAGGATATCCTGCTGCAGAAATGAAACATGGGCCAATCGCACTCATTGATGAAGATATGCCTGTTGTTTTTATCGCAACGAGAGACGGTTCTTACGAAAAAGTAATTTCCAATATCCAAGAAGTGAAAGCAAGGAAAGGAAAGGTGATTGCGGTTGTAACAGAAGGGGATACAGATATAAAATCTATGGCAGATTATACATTTGAAATTCCAAAAACTGCGGACGCACTGGTTCCATTACTTGCTGTCATTCCTTTGCAGCTTTTATCATACCATATAGCAATCCTTAGGGGATGTAATGTGGACCAACCTAGGAATTTAGCAAAATCTGTGACCGTGGAGTAA
- the pheS gene encoding phenylalanine--tRNA ligase subunit alpha has translation MSLSQEIEALVKEAESVLSSATSEQDLDSLKNQFIGKKGKLTSVLKGLASLSVEEKKTVGKQANEAQSRLESFVETKRTSLKESFYENKLGQEFFDSLRPLASKERGSLHPISQIQYEIEDIFTSMGFSVMDGPEVETDENNFGALNFTEDHPARDMQDTFYTADGNLLRTHTSAIQVRALRKLKPPFRIIAPGRVFRYEEVDASHENTFYQVEGMVVGENISVAHLIYTMETLLSRVFRKEIKTRLRPGYFPFVEPGFELDINCLVCGGDGCSVCKHSGWLELLPCGLVHPNVLEAAGLDSKKWTGFAFGLGLDRLVMMRYGIHDIRYFQSGNLRFLKQF, from the coding sequence ATGAGCCTATCCCAAGAAATCGAAGCCTTAGTCAAAGAAGCGGAATCTGTTTTATCTTCTGCCACATCCGAACAAGATTTGGATTCTTTAAAAAACCAATTCATAGGTAAAAAAGGAAAACTCACTTCTGTTTTAAAAGGCCTTGCTTCTTTATCTGTAGAAGAGAAAAAAACAGTAGGGAAACAAGCAAACGAAGCGCAAAGCCGGCTCGAAAGTTTTGTTGAAACCAAAAGAACTTCTTTAAAAGAAAGTTTTTATGAAAACAAGTTAGGCCAAGAATTCTTTGATAGTTTACGCCCGCTTGCTTCAAAAGAAAGGGGAAGTCTTCATCCCATTTCTCAAATCCAATACGAAATCGAAGATATTTTTACATCCATGGGTTTTTCTGTGATGGATGGACCGGAAGTGGAAACCGATGAAAACAATTTTGGTGCCCTCAATTTTACCGAAGACCATCCTGCACGTGATATGCAAGATACGTTTTATACAGCCGATGGAAATTTACTGAGAACTCATACCTCTGCTATCCAAGTGCGTGCCCTTCGCAAACTAAAACCGCCCTTTAGGATCATTGCTCCTGGTCGTGTGTTTCGATACGAAGAGGTAGATGCCTCTCACGAAAATACATTTTACCAAGTAGAAGGAATGGTCGTGGGTGAAAACATTTCAGTCGCCCATTTGATTTATACAATGGAAACACTTCTTTCTCGTGTGTTTCGTAAAGAAATCAAAACAAGACTTCGTCCTGGATACTTTCCATTTGTGGAACCAGGTTTTGAACTGGATATCAACTGTTTGGTTTGTGGTGGAGATGGTTGTAGTGTTTGCAAACATTCCGGTTGGTTGGAATTACTTCCTTGTGGTCTTGTACACCCGAATGTATTGGAAGCAGCAGGACTTGATTCAAAAAAATGGACTGGGTTTGCCTTTGGCCTAGGACTTGACCGACTTGTGATGATGCGTTATGGAATCCATGACATCCGGTATTTCCAATCAGGAAATTTAAGGTTTCTCAAACAGTTTTAG
- a CDS encoding thiolase family protein gives MDPILLGVADTIESEFDSEVYKNLSPLEKYHSLLFRSVDKLFGFLGTDRSKIAPYLTDFVSIEAQSLGREGYGFTVKDANDMGFGGLACHTVDLGGASVGGAIGQAHTIVKANPYAVVLVAAADIPKSVFKQVSDLKRLTATVCHKDWEMPYGATLIGLYSLLCERMMFDTGVTSEDLEEITKHFRSLAESNPRAFQFQKPLTEKQLKKPLSGVYSTPMIAIVTDHGFATLITSEIMKQKLIENNIIKKDSEHIYLAGSGHSAHAEYFIQKKDLKSPAALACERAVASSGFSRSEIDYAWIYDCFTGMIIHEASLYFGVSPKETATALRRGKISNGTREIPINLGGGILNYQAAMALSGATGLIDIASQYGLAVDPIPEKLEIPPNVSLLGGNGGIDSINSVVIFSKEKPKPSREPLALKPLDVNVPSPKTGEKATILTVSTIYFNPGGEKKPPYLIVCSTKDNGEMVLTNLYGKDGVEILSKEGLELGKSKVEFQEIEGKIQAVLLS, from the coding sequence ATGGACCCAATTCTACTAGGTGTCGCTGACACCATCGAATCTGAATTTGATTCGGAAGTTTATAAAAATCTCTCTCCTTTAGAAAAATACCATTCGTTACTGTTTCGTTCTGTTGATAAACTATTTGGTTTTTTAGGGACAGATCGTTCTAAAATTGCCCCTTATTTAACTGATTTTGTTTCCATCGAAGCCCAGTCTCTAGGCCGCGAAGGATATGGATTTACGGTGAAAGATGCCAATGATATGGGATTTGGTGGGCTTGCCTGCCATACAGTGGATTTGGGTGGGGCTAGTGTCGGTGGAGCCATTGGACAAGCTCATACCATCGTCAAAGCCAATCCCTATGCAGTTGTCCTTGTTGCGGCCGCCGATATTCCCAAATCCGTATTCAAACAAGTTTCAGACTTAAAACGACTCACAGCCACTGTTTGCCATAAAGATTGGGAAATGCCGTATGGGGCAACTCTGATTGGACTTTATTCATTGTTATGTGAACGAATGATGTTTGATACAGGTGTAACCAGTGAGGATCTAGAAGAAATCACAAAACACTTTCGTTCCCTAGCCGAATCCAATCCCCGCGCTTTCCAATTCCAAAAACCACTCACCGAAAAACAATTAAAGAAACCTCTTTCTGGAGTTTATAGCACACCGATGATCGCCATTGTCACCGATCATGGATTTGCCACACTCATCACTTCTGAAATCATGAAACAGAAGTTAATCGAAAATAATATTATCAAAAAAGATTCCGAACATATTTATTTGGCCGGTTCTGGCCACAGTGCCCATGCGGAATACTTCATCCAAAAAAAGGATTTAAAAAGTCCTGCTGCCCTTGCTTGTGAAAGAGCTGTTGCTTCTTCTGGATTCAGTCGTTCGGAGATTGACTATGCGTGGATTTACGATTGTTTTACTGGCATGATCATTCATGAAGCGAGTTTGTATTTTGGAGTTTCGCCAAAAGAAACTGCCACCGCTCTGAGAAGAGGAAAAATTTCCAATGGTACAAGAGAAATCCCGATCAACCTAGGTGGGGGAATTTTAAACTACCAAGCAGCGATGGCACTTTCCGGAGCCACAGGTCTCATTGATATTGCGAGCCAATACGGACTTGCGGTAGATCCCATCCCAGAAAAGTTGGAAATACCACCTAACGTGAGTTTGCTTGGAGGAAATGGTGGGATTGATAGTATCAATTCTGTGGTTATATTTTCTAAGGAAAAACCGAAACCTTCGAGAGAACCATTGGCTTTAAAACCTTTGGATGTCAATGTCCCCAGTCCTAAAACGGGGGAGAAGGCAACCATCCTTACCGTTAGCACCATCTACTTTAATCCAGGTGGCGAAAAAAAACCACCATACCTTATTGTTTGTTCAACAAAAGACAATGGAGAGATGGTTCTTACCAATCTATATGGGAAGGACGGAGTGGAAATTCTATCCAAAGAAGGTTTGGAACTGGGAAAATCAAAAGTAGAATTCCAAGAGATAGAAGGAAAAATCCAAGCGGTTCTTTTGAGTTAA
- a CDS encoding UDP-N-acetylmuramate--L-alanine ligase produces the protein MKIFLVGIGGIAMGNLAYMLKNQGHDVSGSDQNLYPPMSDKLVEWGLSPKSGYRKENVKGADLVIIGNAISRGNPEVEEVLNTGMEYMSMAQAIGTFFLKNKKPIVISGTHGKTTTTFLTHWILESIGLKPGLFVGGIRKDGFPGFALGEGDYFVIEGDEYDSAFFDKSSKFLHYRPYYLAMNALDFDHADIFADLNAIKTMFKRLLNLVPGRGKVFYWKGSKNLVEITRDYKHAPVESFELGDKNSIFKYEKGVLSEIRTKNKLKPNLIGSHNYRNVEVAVRICLEIAPQKRKEILEAVESFPGVKRRQENLFVSDKSLLVEDFAHHPVAIQETIKAHKEAYPGYKIISLFEPRSATSHRNVFQDDFAKCFKGSDVSIVTEVYQVDKVNKSLRLNVKKLVKDISKNTKKEALYAKEPKEIPTLLKKILPKFQKEKVIILAMSNGAFGGIYPELKSLIELRESV, from the coding sequence TTGAAAATCTTTTTGGTAGGCATTGGTGGAATTGCTATGGGTAATTTAGCCTATATGCTAAAAAATCAAGGTCATGACGTTTCAGGTTCCGATCAAAATCTTTATCCACCTATGTCGGATAAGTTGGTAGAATGGGGATTGTCACCTAAATCTGGTTATCGTAAAGAAAATGTTAAAGGTGCTGATTTAGTAATCATTGGGAACGCTATCTCACGTGGGAATCCAGAAGTCGAAGAAGTTCTCAATACAGGAATGGAATACATGAGTATGGCCCAGGCCATCGGAACTTTTTTTCTCAAAAATAAAAAACCCATCGTGATCTCTGGAACTCATGGAAAAACAACGACAACCTTTTTAACCCATTGGATTTTAGAGTCCATTGGACTAAAACCCGGTCTTTTTGTGGGTGGGATTCGTAAAGATGGATTCCCAGGATTTGCTCTTGGGGAAGGAGATTATTTTGTCATTGAAGGGGATGAATACGATTCTGCTTTCTTTGATAAAAGTTCTAAGTTTTTACATTACAGACCTTACTATTTAGCGATGAATGCTCTCGACTTTGATCATGCGGATATTTTTGCCGATCTAAATGCAATCAAAACCATGTTCAAACGCCTGTTAAATTTGGTTCCTGGCCGCGGAAAGGTATTCTATTGGAAAGGTTCAAAAAATCTTGTGGAGATCACGAGAGATTACAAACATGCACCTGTAGAATCATTTGAATTAGGAGACAAAAACTCCATTTTTAAATACGAAAAAGGTGTTTTGTCTGAGATTAGAACCAAAAATAAGTTAAAACCCAATCTGATTGGTTCACATAACTACCGCAATGTGGAAGTGGCAGTTCGTATCTGTTTGGAAATTGCTCCTCAAAAAAGAAAAGAAATTTTAGAGGCAGTGGAATCATTCCCTGGCGTCAAACGAAGACAAGAAAATCTTTTTGTTTCTGATAAAAGCCTCCTTGTGGAAGATTTTGCTCACCATCCCGTGGCCATCCAAGAGACTATAAAGGCTCACAAAGAAGCTTACCCTGGATATAAAATCATTTCTCTTTTCGAACCAAGAAGTGCTACTTCGCATAGAAATGTTTTCCAAGATGACTTTGCCAAATGTTTTAAAGGTAGTGATGTGAGTATCGTTACCGAAGTCTACCAAGTAGACAAGGTAAACAAATCTTTACGTTTGAATGTTAAAAAATTGGTAAAAGACATCTCAAAGAATACAAAGAAAGAAGCTTTGTATGCAAAAGAACCAAAAGAAATTCCAACCCTCTTAAAAAAGATTCTGCCAAAGTTCCAAAAAGAAAAAGTAATCATCCTTGCGATGTCGAATGGTGCCTTTGGTGGAATTTATCCTGAATTAAAATCATTAATCGAATTACGAGAATCTGTATGA
- the rpsT gene encoding 30S ribosomal protein S20, whose translation MANLKSSKKDIRRTARRKERNGEDRTELRTYARLLLKAIKAGDKTEALTVFSKLASKLDRAAKTKLIHKKNADRKKSRMALRINSIETKAA comes from the coding sequence TTGGCTAATTTAAAATCATCTAAAAAAGACATTCGTAGAACCGCTCGCAGAAAAGAGCGAAATGGTGAAGATCGCACTGAATTGCGTACATACGCACGCCTTCTTCTCAAAGCAATCAAAGCTGGAGACAAAACAGAAGCACTGACTGTATTCTCTAAACTTGCGTCCAAGTTGGACAGAGCAGCAAAAACTAAACTTATTCATAAGAAAAATGCGGATCGTAAAAAATCTCGTATGGCTCTTCGTATCAACTCCATCGAAACAAAAGCCGCCTAA
- a CDS encoding GlmU family protein codes for MNLLFDDSKRNPSLEPLSRFHSFFEWNLGGVSLLEKLERKYPGAKIFYKGPNPFFEKLIFQRYPHILPANLDVYDSIYSSDSYLPWELLGTVTSIIEDILNLEKDWKRFRQKYKAKQAGFHIVGKEKHLYIHPGATVYPGVVFDTTHGPILIEDGAKISSFSFLEGPLFVGKNTQIDNARITGGCLIGNQCRIGGEVENSIILDYTNKHHEGFLGHSFVSTWVNLGALSTTSDLKNNYGIVKLKIGDSIVNTGTIKFGSLIGPFTKLAIGVMSNTGTVFDIASNVVESRIQGYVPAFTWIKPGGRYRLEEFLFDTKKIMARRGMNLFEFEEEYLRKLYGSFAE; via the coding sequence GTGAATCTCTTATTTGACGATTCGAAAAGAAACCCGTCTCTTGAGCCACTATCAAGATTTCATTCTTTTTTTGAATGGAACCTTGGTGGTGTTAGTTTACTTGAAAAATTAGAACGTAAATATCCAGGTGCCAAAATTTTTTACAAAGGCCCAAATCCGTTCTTTGAGAAACTAATTTTTCAAAGATACCCACATATTTTACCGGCTAACCTTGATGTATACGATTCGATTTATAGTTCTGATTCTTACCTACCTTGGGAACTTTTAGGTACAGTCACTTCTATCATCGAGGACATTCTCAATTTAGAAAAAGATTGGAAACGATTTCGCCAAAAGTACAAAGCAAAACAAGCAGGGTTTCATATTGTAGGAAAGGAAAAACACCTTTATATCCATCCGGGGGCAACTGTTTATCCTGGAGTTGTTTTTGATACCACTCATGGACCCATCCTCATTGAAGATGGTGCCAAAATTTCCTCGTTCAGTTTTCTAGAAGGCCCGCTTTTTGTCGGAAAAAATACTCAAATCGACAATGCTCGTATTACTGGTGGCTGCCTTATTGGAAACCAATGTCGTATTGGCGGGGAAGTAGAAAACTCGATCATTTTAGATTACACCAACAAACACCATGAAGGTTTTCTTGGTCATAGTTTTGTTTCCACATGGGTGAACCTAGGTGCTTTGTCCACTACGAGTGATTTAAAAAACAATTATGGAATCGTGAAGTTAAAGATTGGCGATTCGATAGTCAATACTGGAACCATTAAGTTTGGATCTCTGATTGGTCCCTTTACAAAACTTGCGATTGGAGTGATGTCAAATACCGGAACAGTTTTTGATATTGCAAGCAACGTTGTGGAATCCAGAATCCAAGGGTATGTACCTGCATTTACTTGGATCAAACCTGGTGGTCGTTACCGTTTGGAAGAGTTTCTTTTTGATACAAAAAAAATCATGGCACGTCGCGGTATGAATCTTTTTGAATTTGAAGAAGAGTATTTGCGGAAATTATACGGAAGTTTTGCGGAGTAA
- the glmM gene encoding phosphoglucosamine mutase, which produces MRFTKEYDLSSLMISISGVRGKIGLGFGLDEALAFSKSFASMMNGGTAVIGRDSRPSGPYLESLLTSALLASGNSVLTLGLVPTPTTKAVVNLSKANGGIMISASHNPMDWNAFKFISKKGFFFSAEENKKLLSIIQNGTYPKEQISPEGYIDSGEDYIDLHLSSVLKRVNVAKIKKKKFTVFVDAVGGAGSYVVPKFLQMLGCRVVAHNCNPDGTFPRPPEPTAAALKSVEPYFKKSKADIGFALDPDADRLVLFSPKRGAVSEEYTLPLALMNVLSTAKKKAKVVVNLSTSFLNEEVGFRFGAEVIRSKVGEANVVEEMLKTKAVFGGEGNGGVIDPTIPSFGRDTLSGIAHILNLMAETGKTVDALLDELPSLYMDKQSFPLAKGMSLESLYEKFQSEFSPKVISEKDGLWMYVSDSWIHIRPSNTEPIFRVITETKSKSDLETTLKRVKQCVES; this is translated from the coding sequence ATGCGATTTACGAAAGAGTATGATCTGTCCTCCCTGATGATTTCTATTTCCGGTGTTCGGGGTAAAATTGGGTTAGGGTTTGGTTTAGACGAAGCACTAGCATTTTCAAAATCATTTGCTTCTATGATGAATGGCGGAACAGCCGTTATTGGACGGGACTCAAGACCAAGTGGTCCTTATCTGGAATCACTTCTCACCTCTGCGTTGTTAGCTTCTGGAAATTCGGTTTTAACATTAGGTTTGGTTCCAACTCCCACTACTAAAGCAGTTGTGAATCTTTCGAAAGCGAATGGCGGGATCATGATCTCTGCTTCACACAATCCAATGGATTGGAATGCATTTAAATTTATTTCTAAAAAAGGTTTTTTCTTTTCTGCCGAAGAAAACAAAAAACTTTTATCCATCATTCAAAATGGAACTTATCCCAAAGAACAAATTTCTCCCGAAGGTTATATCGATTCTGGTGAAGACTATATCGATCTACATTTGTCTTCTGTTTTGAAACGAGTAAATGTAGCCAAAATCAAAAAGAAAAAATTTACCGTATTTGTGGATGCTGTTGGTGGTGCTGGTTCTTATGTTGTTCCAAAATTCTTGCAGATGTTAGGTTGCAGAGTTGTGGCTCATAATTGTAATCCCGATGGAACGTTTCCGAGACCACCAGAACCTACAGCTGCTGCCTTAAAATCAGTAGAACCATATTTCAAAAAATCGAAAGCAGACATTGGTTTTGCCTTAGACCCCGATGCGGATAGACTCGTTTTGTTCTCTCCTAAACGAGGAGCTGTTTCGGAAGAATACACTTTGCCTTTGGCACTGATGAATGTTTTATCAACAGCTAAGAAAAAGGCAAAGGTCGTTGTGAACTTATCTACTTCTTTTTTAAACGAAGAAGTGGGATTTAGGTTTGGGGCCGAAGTCATTCGCAGCAAAGTGGGTGAAGCAAACGTAGTCGAAGAAATGCTAAAGACCAAAGCAGTGTTTGGTGGGGAAGGAAACGGTGGAGTAATTGATCCAACAATTCCTTCGTTTGGTCGGGACACTTTGTCCGGTATTGCCCATATCCTAAACTTGATGGCAGAAACTGGAAAAACAGTAGATGCTCTCCTTGATGAACTTCCTTCGCTTTATATGGACAAACAATCCTTTCCTTTGGCAAAGGGAATGTCTTTAGAAAGTCTTTATGAAAAATTTCAGTCTGAATTTTCTCCGAAAGTTATTTCTGAGAAAGACGGACTTTGGATGTATGTATCGGATTCTTGGATCCACATACGTCCTTCGAATACAGAACCAATTTTTCGAGTGATTACTGAAACTAAATCCAAATCTGATTTGGAAACTACCTTAAAGAGGGTAAAACAATGTGTGGAATCGTAG